The following coding sequences are from one Paenarthrobacter ureafaciens window:
- a CDS encoding cytochrome c biogenesis CcdA family protein, with translation MNSPFAETILNGSLLLAVPVALLAGLVSFLSPCVLPLVPGYLGYVTGLTGVDLQRQRRGRMLAGIGLFVLGFSVIFVLLGGAFGQLGTVLTGSQNAWITQLLGVLVIIMGVVFMGGFSWLQRDAKIHAKPPAGLWGAPLLGLTFGLGWAPCIGPTYSAVQLLSLSGGSSAAKGALLAFVYSLGLGVPFLLIALAVRRGMGVMSFFRKHRLAIQRIGGGILILLGILMATGVWGHWVTELQYWFQTDVKLPI, from the coding sequence ATGAACAGTCCCTTCGCCGAAACCATCCTGAACGGATCGTTGCTGCTGGCCGTGCCGGTGGCTCTTTTGGCGGGCCTTGTCTCCTTTCTTTCCCCGTGCGTGCTGCCGCTCGTCCCGGGTTACCTTGGCTACGTCACCGGGCTGACCGGCGTCGACCTTCAACGGCAGCGGCGGGGCCGCATGCTGGCCGGGATCGGCCTGTTCGTGCTGGGCTTTTCGGTCATCTTCGTGCTCCTGGGCGGGGCGTTCGGCCAGCTGGGCACAGTGCTCACCGGCAGCCAAAACGCTTGGATCACCCAGCTCCTGGGGGTCCTGGTGATCATCATGGGCGTCGTGTTCATGGGCGGCTTCTCCTGGTTGCAGCGCGACGCGAAGATCCACGCCAAACCTCCCGCTGGCCTGTGGGGTGCTCCGTTGCTTGGGCTGACGTTCGGCCTGGGGTGGGCCCCGTGCATCGGACCGACGTATTCGGCCGTGCAGCTGCTGAGCCTTTCCGGAGGATCGTCCGCGGCGAAGGGTGCGCTGCTCGCCTTCGTTTACAGCCTGGGACTGGGGGTGCCGTTCCTGTTGATCGCGCTGGCCGTCCGGCGTGGCATGGGCGTGATGTCCTTCTTCCGCAAGCACCGCCTGGCCATCCAGCGGATCGGCGGCGGCATCCTGATTTTGCTTGGCATTCTCATGGCCACAGGAGTGTGGGGTCATTGGGTGACTGAGTTGCAGTACTGGTTCCAAACCGACGTGAAGTTGCCGATCTGA
- a CDS encoding glutaredoxin family protein: MATPDVVLLTKADCHLCTAARAAVERVTSGLGVAWTEQRIEDDPELQQKYAEEIPVVLVDGVQRDFWTIDEQRLMRILKKALAA; this comes from the coding sequence ATGGCTACTCCCGACGTCGTCCTCCTCACCAAAGCTGACTGCCACCTCTGCACGGCGGCCCGCGCCGCCGTCGAACGCGTGACCTCCGGGCTCGGAGTGGCGTGGACGGAGCAACGGATCGAGGATGATCCTGAGCTGCAGCAGAAGTACGCGGAGGAGATCCCGGTGGTCCTGGTGGACGGCGTGCAGCGGGATTTTTGGACCATCGACGAACAGCGGTTGATGCGGATTCTCAAGAAGGCCCTGGCGGCCTGA
- a CDS encoding YceI family protein: MTLPANVTTGTWTLDNSHSEIAFTVRHAGISKVRGQFKDASATLEVGETLTDSKVTATIQTASFDSGDANRDGHVKGEDFFDVEKFPEITFVSRHVKANGDGFDLVGDLTIKGVTKEVAIETEFNGVAVDPFGNTRAGVSGETTISRKDFGLTWNAVLEAGGVLVSDKVAINLELAFIAPAAA, translated from the coding sequence ATGACCCTCCCCGCCAACGTCACCACCGGCACTTGGACCCTCGACAACTCCCACAGCGAAATCGCTTTCACCGTACGTCACGCCGGTATCAGCAAGGTTCGCGGCCAGTTCAAGGACGCATCCGCCACACTGGAGGTCGGCGAAACCCTCACGGACTCCAAGGTGACCGCCACCATCCAGACCGCCAGCTTCGACTCCGGTGACGCCAACCGCGACGGCCACGTCAAGGGCGAGGACTTCTTCGACGTGGAGAAGTTCCCGGAGATCACCTTCGTCTCCCGCCACGTCAAGGCCAACGGAGACGGCTTCGATCTTGTGGGCGATCTCACCATCAAGGGTGTCACCAAGGAAGTTGCCATCGAGACCGAGTTCAACGGCGTGGCCGTAGATCCGTTCGGCAACACCCGCGCCGGCGTCTCCGGCGAAACCACCATCAGCCGCAAGGACTTCGGCCTCACGTGGAACGCCGTGCTCGAGGCCGGCGGCGTCCTGGTCAGCGACAAGGTTGCCATCAACCTCGAACTCGCCTTCATCGCACCGGCCGCTGCCTGA
- a CDS encoding LuxR C-terminal-related transcriptional regulator, with protein sequence MRGQGNAEAPSEDKSRPAAATLPSDGTKLPSDGTTQLAAATSSASTALPGGTAAVRELLLALSAGFTLPSPLPDNLEGRSDLPGIIDSAIDAQLLMPDGSVVGTVRHALLTSTPVPTIHALQRELVDKLAAEGRPLGELARDLARGGLQDSRVAAELEEAADNVLETEPAMAAALYAESVLAGAKEMPKAACRAQAAAGIGDLDSAGRLIDRLLALPEPPDVRRGVDVAASVWAQRGMMSRSADTYSWLGPGKTAASVPLAAIAMIGSGDTAGAEAMVADGGSRRSPTHLAVALSLASDGLRQTLGQKPHLGLPSLIRASDMMNAAGTAIPLPEAPAVLAALCALHSGETAVAASVLKAAVAAGQGGDSMRPRLYLLQAWCAMQQDNTDDARLAINEANKANHWALAPREEFLLAALELGLARRGGEVHELVLAWDRAREAMMHVSVDLYSLLPWGEVLVAAARLRESHRVSHYLHGAWDLLERLGNPPLWSVPLHWAAVQAALLSESPADLAPHAAALVRASEHSHYAGVLAAGGKAWVSVLAGRFAAADVETAARGLAAVGMPWEGARLAGHAAARADERRDMVKLLACARDIHPQGGHAPAETHEESPASTAPAPEPNGLSAREIEVARLMLEGKTYREIGEAIYISPRTAEHHVARMRRRLGAENRSELLVRLRIALGEGHPPGE encoded by the coding sequence ATGAGGGGCCAGGGAAACGCGGAAGCACCCTCGGAAGACAAGTCCCGCCCGGCGGCTGCCACGCTGCCGTCGGACGGGACCAAGCTGCCTTCGGACGGGACCACGCAGCTGGCTGCGGCGACCTCATCGGCGTCGACCGCCTTGCCGGGCGGGACCGCGGCGGTACGGGAGTTGCTCCTGGCGTTGTCCGCGGGATTCACCCTGCCATCGCCGCTTCCGGACAACCTAGAAGGACGCAGCGATCTTCCCGGGATCATTGATTCGGCGATCGATGCACAGCTCCTGATGCCTGACGGATCTGTAGTGGGCACGGTGCGGCATGCCCTGCTCACCAGCACTCCAGTCCCAACCATCCACGCCCTGCAACGGGAATTGGTGGATAAGTTGGCTGCAGAGGGCAGACCCTTGGGGGAGTTGGCCCGTGACCTGGCCAGGGGCGGGCTGCAGGACTCTCGCGTGGCAGCCGAACTGGAGGAAGCCGCGGACAACGTGCTGGAGACCGAGCCCGCCATGGCCGCAGCTCTCTACGCGGAGTCGGTGCTGGCTGGCGCCAAGGAAATGCCGAAAGCGGCCTGCCGGGCCCAGGCCGCAGCGGGCATCGGTGATCTGGACTCGGCCGGCCGTTTGATAGACCGGCTGCTCGCGCTGCCGGAACCGCCGGACGTCCGGCGGGGAGTGGACGTTGCCGCCTCGGTGTGGGCCCAGCGGGGCATGATGTCCCGAAGTGCCGATACCTACTCGTGGCTGGGGCCTGGGAAGACGGCTGCCTCGGTGCCCCTTGCAGCAATTGCCATGATCGGCTCCGGAGACACTGCCGGAGCGGAGGCCATGGTGGCCGATGGCGGTTCGCGCCGGTCCCCGACCCACTTGGCGGTGGCGTTATCCCTGGCAAGCGACGGCCTGCGCCAGACCCTGGGCCAAAAGCCGCACTTGGGGTTACCGTCCTTGATCAGGGCCTCGGACATGATGAACGCCGCGGGCACAGCCATTCCCCTGCCGGAGGCACCGGCAGTGCTGGCGGCCTTGTGCGCCCTGCACAGCGGAGAGACCGCGGTGGCCGCTTCCGTGCTCAAGGCAGCAGTCGCCGCCGGGCAGGGCGGAGACTCGATGCGGCCCCGGCTGTACCTGTTGCAGGCCTGGTGTGCCATGCAGCAGGACAACACGGACGATGCCCGCCTGGCCATCAACGAGGCCAACAAGGCCAATCACTGGGCCTTGGCGCCCCGGGAGGAATTCCTTCTGGCGGCCCTTGAACTGGGTTTGGCGCGCCGCGGCGGAGAAGTCCACGAGCTGGTCTTGGCATGGGACAGGGCGCGGGAAGCCATGATGCACGTCTCCGTTGACCTGTACAGCCTCCTGCCATGGGGCGAGGTGCTTGTTGCCGCTGCACGTTTACGGGAATCACATCGGGTTTCGCACTACCTGCACGGGGCCTGGGACTTGCTGGAGCGGCTCGGGAATCCGCCGCTGTGGTCGGTCCCTCTGCACTGGGCAGCCGTCCAGGCCGCGTTGCTGAGCGAGAGTCCGGCGGACCTTGCACCACATGCAGCGGCCTTGGTCAGGGCTTCGGAGCATAGCCACTACGCGGGTGTGCTTGCCGCCGGAGGCAAGGCCTGGGTATCGGTCCTGGCAGGCAGGTTCGCCGCGGCCGACGTCGAAACGGCCGCCCGTGGGTTGGCCGCCGTCGGAATGCCTTGGGAAGGGGCGCGCCTGGCCGGGCATGCGGCAGCCCGTGCCGATGAACGACGGGACATGGTCAAGCTTCTGGCCTGTGCCCGGGACATCCACCCGCAGGGTGGCCACGCACCCGCGGAGACTCATGAGGAATCTCCCGCCTCCACCGCGCCGGCGCCCGAGCCGAACGGTTTGAGTGCACGCGAAATCGAGGTGGCAAGACTCATGTTGGAGGGAAAGACCTACCGTGAAATCGGTGAGGCCATCTACATTTCGCCCCGCACCGCCGAACACCACGTGGCCAGGATGCGGCGCCGGTTAGGGGCCGAAAACCGCTCTGAGCTGCTGGTTCGCTTGCGGATCGCGCTGGGTGAGGGGCACCCGCCCGGGGAGTGA
- a CDS encoding Hsp70 family protein: MSYVLAIDVGTSFTAAAIYKEGQGTNLAPEILPLGLHGSAVPSVLYYADDGRVLVGEAAERRGLDDPRRMVREFKRRIGDSVPIAVGEAWMAPEDVYATMARWVVDKAREREGGPADSVVMTHPAAWGQHRTSTVLAALNMAGLPEVTLISEPEAAALHYASQTRVEDGSTIAVYDLGGGTFDTAVLRKAGAGRFELLGHPDGIETLGGADFDAAVLRHVVTHLGEAVTGLAPEDPATLAALSRLRRECREAKEALSLDSEASISVSLPGTQQSVRLVRAEFEAMIEPHIRDTLDALERSLAEVRLQPEDLSVVLLIGGSSRVPLVAELISVELERPIAVDADPKASICLGAALSLKGTPDAEAAALAAVSVAPAQEQREVPLETVPRPDVVRGRPALAALKAAAAGGAKAGRHAPRSRVRMAAAAAAAATVLTVVTATAAQSPDVQALFGSQAADVMRDGGAQASGAQPAGAQGGAQAKGQASGGGAVPPAAKAGTGLDASAKGAAARTSAGTGQGAKKSTTGPGAGSAGTGSGTAAGATSGNAGGTTTPGTTTPGSGTGTATPGTSTPSSPPASEPGGAASGPTPTTPPTQPPVTDPTQPPVTDPTQPPVTDPTQPPPTTTPEPDPVVPTPEPTVQAPEPPPVTQDPAPTEPTTEPSVAPVPPATSPSQEPAPSPEV, encoded by the coding sequence ATGAGCTATGTTCTCGCCATTGACGTCGGGACGAGTTTTACCGCGGCAGCCATTTACAAGGAGGGGCAAGGTACCAACCTTGCCCCCGAGATACTCCCGTTGGGTTTGCACGGCAGTGCTGTGCCCTCGGTGCTCTACTATGCCGACGACGGCAGGGTACTGGTGGGCGAAGCCGCCGAGCGCCGGGGCCTGGACGACCCCCGGCGGATGGTCCGGGAATTCAAGAGACGCATTGGGGACTCCGTCCCGATCGCCGTCGGGGAAGCCTGGATGGCGCCCGAAGACGTTTATGCCACGATGGCCCGCTGGGTGGTGGACAAGGCCCGGGAGCGCGAAGGCGGTCCGGCGGATTCAGTAGTCATGACCCACCCGGCTGCTTGGGGCCAGCATCGGACATCCACGGTCCTTGCAGCCCTGAATATGGCCGGACTTCCGGAAGTCACGCTGATCAGCGAACCGGAGGCCGCAGCACTCCATTACGCGTCCCAAACCCGTGTGGAGGATGGCAGCACCATTGCCGTCTACGACCTCGGCGGTGGCACCTTCGACACCGCTGTGCTCCGCAAGGCAGGAGCAGGACGCTTTGAACTACTGGGCCATCCCGATGGCATTGAAACCCTTGGCGGCGCCGATTTCGACGCCGCTGTTTTGCGTCACGTTGTGACTCACCTAGGCGAAGCCGTCACGGGCCTGGCGCCCGAGGACCCTGCAACGCTCGCCGCACTCTCGCGCTTACGCCGTGAGTGCCGGGAAGCCAAGGAAGCACTGTCCCTGGACAGCGAAGCAAGCATCTCCGTCTCCCTCCCGGGAACCCAACAGTCCGTCCGCCTGGTCCGCGCCGAGTTTGAGGCGATGATCGAACCCCACATCCGTGACACCCTGGATGCCTTGGAACGCAGCTTGGCTGAGGTCCGGTTGCAGCCGGAGGACTTGAGCGTGGTGCTGCTCATTGGCGGTTCGTCCCGGGTGCCGCTGGTTGCTGAACTGATCTCGGTTGAACTGGAGCGGCCCATCGCCGTGGACGCCGATCCCAAAGCCTCCATTTGCCTGGGTGCCGCGCTTTCGCTGAAGGGCACCCCCGACGCCGAAGCCGCTGCGCTTGCGGCTGTGTCTGTGGCCCCCGCCCAGGAACAACGCGAGGTGCCGCTGGAAACAGTGCCGCGCCCCGACGTCGTGCGTGGACGCCCGGCGCTGGCTGCGCTGAAGGCCGCGGCAGCGGGCGGAGCCAAAGCAGGCCGACACGCTCCGCGTTCGCGCGTCCGCATGGCCGCGGCTGCTGCGGCGGCCGCCACCGTCCTGACCGTGGTGACCGCGACGGCGGCGCAAAGCCCGGACGTGCAGGCGCTCTTCGGCTCACAGGCCGCGGACGTGATGCGCGACGGCGGTGCCCAGGCAAGCGGCGCTCAACCAGCCGGTGCGCAAGGCGGAGCCCAAGCGAAGGGTCAGGCCAGCGGCGGCGGGGCCGTTCCTCCTGCCGCCAAGGCCGGAACAGGACTGGACGCAAGCGCCAAGGGCGCCGCTGCCAGAACGTCCGCTGGCACCGGTCAGGGCGCGAAGAAGTCCACCACCGGCCCAGGTGCCGGCAGCGCCGGAACGGGCAGCGGCACTGCGGCCGGCGCGACCAGCGGCAACGCGGGCGGAACCACGACGCCGGGGACCACCACACCGGGCAGCGGCACGGGAACTGCCACTCCGGGGACGTCAACGCCGTCGTCGCCCCCTGCCTCGGAACCGGGTGGTGCAGCCAGTGGTCCAACCCCGACCACCCCACCGACGCAGCCTCCTGTGACGGACCCGACGCAGCCGCCCGTGACGGACCCGACGCAGCCTCCTGTGACGGACCCGACGCAGCCGCCACCCACCACAACGCCCGAACCGGACCCCGTGGTCCCCACGCCCGAGCCCACCGTCCAAGCGCCGGAACCCCCTCCAGTGACGCAGGACCCAGCGCCGACGGAACCGACAACGGAACCGTCCGTGGCGCCTGTTCCACCTGCAACGAGCCCGAGCCAAGAACCCGCACCGTCCCCGGAGGTGTAG
- the ccsB gene encoding c-type cytochrome biogenesis protein CcsB, protein MPAINETLGQYSELFMLLAAGTYTIAFLAFLWDLAKSSKTLRAVDLKAAAGSTTQKVAVAAGRIGLGASDAAGPADRGERPTSGPTVAESTAAGDMKYAGERRAAARVGVALTVLGVLIHGAGVLTRALGAGRVPWGNMYEFLTTGAFVAVAVFLIALIRRDLRFLGTFVVGLGIIMLVAASVAFWTPVGHLVPALQSYWLIIHVSIAVLSSALFTLTFAMSALQLLQSYRQKNLAAGRADNLAFLRVVPNALSLENLSYRINTVAFVGWTFTLMFGAIWAEKAWGRFWGWDPKEVWTFVIWVVYAGYLHARATRGWTGTRAAWLSIVGYACVIINFTLVNTVFNGLHSYSGL, encoded by the coding sequence ATGCCCGCTATCAACGAAACCCTGGGCCAGTACAGTGAGCTCTTCATGCTGTTGGCCGCCGGCACATACACTATTGCGTTCCTTGCTTTCCTCTGGGACCTGGCCAAGAGCAGCAAGACCCTGCGTGCCGTTGACCTGAAGGCGGCAGCGGGTTCGACGACGCAAAAGGTTGCCGTTGCGGCCGGCCGAATCGGCTTGGGTGCCTCCGACGCCGCAGGGCCGGCGGACCGTGGCGAGCGTCCGACGTCGGGCCCTACCGTTGCTGAGTCGACGGCAGCGGGCGACATGAAGTACGCAGGCGAACGCCGGGCTGCCGCCCGGGTGGGCGTAGCACTGACCGTCCTGGGTGTCCTCATCCACGGTGCCGGCGTCCTCACGCGTGCGCTGGGTGCCGGCCGCGTGCCGTGGGGCAACATGTACGAGTTCCTCACCACGGGTGCTTTCGTGGCGGTGGCGGTCTTCCTTATCGCGCTGATCCGCAGGGACCTCCGCTTCCTGGGCACGTTCGTGGTTGGCCTGGGCATCATCATGCTCGTTGCCGCGTCCGTGGCTTTCTGGACTCCCGTGGGCCACCTCGTTCCCGCGTTGCAGAGCTACTGGCTGATCATCCATGTGTCCATTGCGGTGCTGTCCTCTGCGCTGTTCACCCTGACGTTCGCGATGTCCGCGCTGCAGCTGCTCCAGTCCTACCGCCAGAAGAACCTGGCCGCAGGCCGCGCGGACAACCTGGCGTTCCTGCGCGTGGTCCCCAACGCCTTGAGCCTGGAGAACCTTTCCTACCGGATCAACACCGTGGCCTTTGTCGGCTGGACCTTCACCCTGATGTTCGGTGCCATCTGGGCCGAAAAGGCGTGGGGCCGTTTCTGGGGCTGGGACCCCAAGGAAGTGTGGACGTTCGTCATCTGGGTGGTCTACGCCGGCTACCTCCACGCCAGGGCAACCCGCGGCTGGACCGGAACGCGTGCTGCATGGTTGTCGATCGTGGGCTACGCCTGTGTGATCATCAACTTCACGCTGGTGAACACGGTCTTCAACGGCCTGCACTCGTACTCAGGCCTCTAA
- a CDS encoding histidine phosphatase family protein, translating to MPHATVHLLRHGEVHNPDGVLYGRLPEFHLSERGRDMARMLAEHFTARAGNGARIVHLVASPLTRAQETAMPTAEALGLEITTDPRIIEAENHFEGLHPTKSEFLKPKHWYYFRNPLRPSWGEPYKEQAARVFAAVQDARLKALELGGEGAEAILVSHQLPIWATRLSAEGRPLAHDPRKRECTLTSLTSLVFDEDGKILRVEYSEPAAVLLPGAASTPGA from the coding sequence ATGCCCCACGCAACTGTCCATCTGCTCCGCCATGGTGAAGTCCATAATCCCGATGGCGTCCTGTATGGTCGGCTGCCCGAATTCCACCTCTCCGAACGGGGCAGGGACATGGCCCGCATGCTTGCCGAGCACTTCACGGCGCGTGCAGGAAACGGCGCGAGGATCGTCCATCTGGTGGCCTCGCCACTGACGCGCGCCCAGGAAACTGCCATGCCCACGGCGGAAGCACTTGGCCTGGAGATCACTACCGACCCGCGCATCATCGAGGCGGAGAACCACTTCGAGGGGCTCCACCCGACCAAGAGCGAGTTCCTGAAGCCCAAGCACTGGTACTACTTCCGCAATCCGTTGCGGCCTTCCTGGGGCGAACCGTACAAGGAACAGGCGGCCCGCGTGTTCGCCGCGGTCCAGGATGCCCGCCTGAAGGCCCTTGAACTGGGCGGTGAGGGAGCAGAAGCAATCCTCGTCAGCCACCAGCTGCCCATCTGGGCTACCCGCCTGTCCGCGGAGGGCCGGCCGTTGGCCCACGACCCCCGGAAGCGTGAATGCACCCTGACGTCGCTGACGTCGTTGGTGTTTGACGAAGACGGCAAGATCCTCCGCGTCGAGTACAGCGAGCCCGCGGCAGTCCTGCTGCCCGGTGCTGCCAGCACCCCGGGGGCATGA
- a CDS encoding TlpA family protein disulfide reductase — MDKKNLTRRSALAAGGVLLAGLTMGLSACAQEDSLAEQARKGDNKNYVAGDGSVTEFAKADRSAPVALKGTLFDGTAVTPDVLKGKVTVLNFWFAACAPCRVEAPQLEALHQEYKDQGVQFFGVNLRDEKATAEAFDKTFNVTYPSFNDKDGAVLLSVSGIVPPGAVPTTLVLDKDGKVASRVLGEIEKSTLKALIASAVAE; from the coding sequence ATGGATAAGAAGAACCTCACGCGCCGCAGTGCGCTCGCTGCCGGCGGCGTCCTCCTGGCAGGGCTCACCATGGGCCTCTCTGCCTGTGCCCAGGAGGATTCCCTTGCCGAACAGGCGCGCAAAGGCGACAACAAGAACTACGTTGCAGGCGACGGCTCCGTGACCGAGTTTGCCAAGGCTGACCGCAGTGCACCTGTGGCGCTCAAGGGAACCCTCTTTGACGGAACGGCCGTAACCCCGGACGTCCTCAAGGGAAAAGTCACGGTGCTGAACTTCTGGTTCGCCGCCTGCGCGCCCTGCCGGGTGGAAGCGCCGCAGCTCGAAGCGCTGCACCAGGAGTACAAGGACCAGGGCGTCCAGTTCTTCGGGGTCAACCTGCGTGACGAAAAAGCCACCGCCGAAGCGTTCGACAAGACCTTCAACGTCACCTACCCGAGCTTCAATGACAAGGACGGGGCGGTCCTGCTCTCCGTCTCCGGCATTGTTCCGCCCGGCGCCGTACCCACCACCCTGGTGCTGGACAAGGACGGCAAAGTTGCCTCCCGTGTGCTGGGCGAGATCGAAAAGAGCACGCTCAAGGCCCTGATCGCTTCAGCCGTGGCCGAGTAG
- a CDS encoding redox-sensing transcriptional repressor Rex, whose translation MEKTVTALEPSPEATTGDHESATKQIPPAAVARMTLYLRALNSLLAEGVERVSSEALAEASGVSSSTLRKDLSYVGSYGTRGVGYEVQNLSRHIAAAMGLTHDWKVAIVGAGNLGKALARYGGFESRGFDVVAIFDADPMVIGNEVGWLRVSDAAELERVLERTHANMVVLALPATVAQQVCDRVIAAGIRSILSFAPVLLQVPPHVNLRKVDMATELQILAYHAQRAQTPGEAV comes from the coding sequence ATGGAGAAAACCGTGACTGCGCTGGAACCGTCCCCTGAAGCAACAACGGGGGACCATGAATCTGCCACGAAGCAGATCCCGCCCGCGGCTGTGGCCCGGATGACCCTCTACTTGCGCGCGCTGAACTCGCTTCTGGCTGAAGGCGTGGAGCGGGTCTCTTCGGAGGCCTTGGCTGAGGCTTCCGGTGTCAGCTCCTCCACCCTCCGCAAGGACCTGTCCTACGTGGGGTCTTACGGCACCCGGGGGGTGGGCTACGAGGTGCAGAATCTCAGCCGCCACATCGCCGCTGCCATGGGGCTGACGCACGACTGGAAGGTCGCGATTGTTGGTGCCGGTAACCTCGGCAAGGCGCTGGCCCGGTACGGAGGGTTCGAGTCCCGTGGCTTCGATGTTGTTGCCATTTTCGACGCCGATCCCATGGTGATCGGCAACGAGGTGGGCTGGCTGCGGGTCAGCGATGCCGCCGAGCTGGAACGCGTCTTGGAGCGGACCCACGCCAACATGGTGGTGTTGGCGCTCCCTGCAACAGTTGCCCAGCAAGTCTGCGACCGGGTTATCGCCGCGGGGATCCGTAGCATCCTGAGCTTCGCACCCGTGCTCCTTCAGGTCCCGCCGCACGTCAACCTGCGGAAAGTCGACATGGCCACCGAGCTGCAGATCCTGGCGTACCACGCACAACGGGCACAGACTCCGGGCGAGGCCGTTTAG
- the resB gene encoding cytochrome c biogenesis protein ResB → MSESVKSTKKSPAEGPDAGKLQQAKSDAALPTLGVGGMLRWAWTQLTSMRTALFLLLLLAVAAVPGSLFPQRPANPAVVTDWIKNNPTSGPFLDAVQMFDVYSSAWFSAIYLLLFISLIGCVTPRAIAHYKAMKSQPPRTPKRLSRLPEYGTLVLAADAGIPASKAITDAAGVLKKRGYRVEVRDADGDLPSLGAERGFMKEVGNLIFHTSLIGVLVSVAIGGLFGYSGQRILVEGDTFVNTLVGYDQFSPGTNFQSGWLQPYSVRLDKFQATFDRESPRKTGQPIDYTAEVTTKENTDAPEKKEILKVNDPISLGGTSMYLTGNGYAPVVTVRDGEGNVAFQGPVTAKVQGDNYYSSVVIKVPDGKPDQLGFNGFFLPTAFETEEGISFSADPALANPQLTLDSYYGDLGLDNGVPQNVFELDVSDLTQLNGRKLEAGGITLVLGQTATLPEGKGSITFDSVKKYVGVDIHHNPGQLYALIFGLLAVAGLVTSLYISRRRVWVRTGTHQDGRTMIEYGLLARGEDHRLAGEAAAIRELLANEWQISPHPSDTPDTVSSTTQKDQ, encoded by the coding sequence ATGAGCGAGTCCGTGAAATCCACCAAGAAGTCTCCCGCCGAAGGACCTGACGCAGGCAAGCTCCAGCAAGCAAAGTCGGACGCCGCGCTGCCCACGTTGGGTGTTGGCGGCATGCTCCGTTGGGCCTGGACGCAGCTCACCAGCATGCGGACGGCCCTGTTCCTGCTGCTCCTGCTTGCGGTTGCCGCAGTGCCCGGATCGCTGTTCCCGCAACGGCCCGCGAACCCCGCAGTGGTGACCGACTGGATCAAGAACAACCCGACGTCGGGCCCGTTCCTGGATGCTGTGCAGATGTTCGACGTCTACTCCTCGGCGTGGTTCTCGGCCATCTACCTGCTGTTGTTCATTTCGCTGATCGGTTGCGTCACGCCCCGGGCCATTGCGCACTACAAGGCCATGAAGTCCCAGCCCCCGCGTACGCCCAAGCGCCTGTCGCGGCTTCCGGAGTACGGCACGCTGGTGTTGGCCGCCGACGCCGGGATCCCGGCGTCGAAGGCCATCACCGATGCCGCCGGGGTTCTGAAGAAGCGCGGCTACCGCGTTGAGGTCAGGGACGCCGACGGCGATCTGCCGAGCCTGGGCGCCGAGCGCGGCTTCATGAAGGAAGTGGGAAACCTGATTTTCCACACGTCGCTGATCGGCGTGCTGGTGTCAGTGGCCATCGGCGGGCTGTTCGGCTACAGCGGTCAGCGCATCCTTGTGGAGGGCGACACGTTCGTCAACACCCTGGTGGGCTACGACCAGTTCTCCCCGGGCACCAACTTCCAGAGCGGCTGGCTGCAGCCGTACTCGGTCCGTCTGGACAAATTCCAAGCGACTTTTGACAGGGAATCGCCCCGGAAGACCGGCCAGCCGATCGACTACACGGCCGAGGTGACCACCAAGGAAAACACGGACGCTCCCGAGAAGAAGGAGATCCTCAAGGTCAACGACCCCATCTCCCTGGGCGGAACCAGCATGTACCTCACGGGTAACGGTTACGCTCCGGTGGTCACTGTCCGCGACGGCGAGGGCAATGTAGCGTTCCAAGGCCCGGTTACTGCCAAGGTCCAGGGCGACAACTACTACTCTTCGGTGGTCATCAAGGTTCCGGACGGCAAGCCGGACCAGTTGGGTTTCAACGGCTTCTTCCTGCCCACCGCGTTCGAAACGGAAGAAGGGATCTCCTTCAGTGCCGATCCCGCCCTGGCCAACCCCCAGCTCACCCTCGACTCGTACTACGGCGATCTGGGACTGGACAATGGTGTTCCCCAGAACGTCTTCGAGCTTGACGTCAGCGACCTCACCCAGTTGAACGGACGCAAGCTCGAGGCCGGCGGCATCACGCTTGTCCTGGGCCAGACCGCAACGCTCCCGGAGGGCAAGGGAAGCATCACTTTCGACAGCGTCAAGAAGTACGTCGGTGTGGACATCCACCACAACCCGGGCCAGCTGTACGCGTTGATCTTCGGCCTTCTGGCCGTTGCCGGCCTGGTGACCTCGCTTTACATCAGCCGCCGCCGCGTGTGGGTCCGGACCGGAACCCACCAGGACGGCCGCACCATGATCGAGTACGGCCTCCTGGCCCGCGGCGAAGACCACCGCCTGGCCGGCGAAGCAGCGGCCATCAGGGAACTCCTGGCCAACGAATGGCAGATATCCCCGCACCCCAGTGACACTCCCGACACCGTCTCTTCCACAACCCAGAAGGACCAGTAA